TCCGTTTTACTATCACAGTTATCACGATCCGGAACGGCCTGACTGCTACTACGCAGCCAACGCTCGACGATCGGCCGCAACGGCTCGATGTGCTCGATGTTGATGTAATGAAATTTGTAGCGGCCCTCGCGCCGCGTCTCGACGAGCCCGGCCGCCTCCAGCACATCGAGATGCTGCGAGATGGCCTGGCGCGACGAGCCGATGCCGTGCTTCATCGTCAACCGACCGCAGATCTCGAAGAGCGTCTGCCCATCATGAGCTGTCAGCTCGTCCAGAATCGTCCGCCGCGTTGGATCAGCCAGCGCCCTGAATACATCATCCATCGTCGAGCATAATATGCAAGTGATTCCTTGCCTGTCAACGATCGACTCTGCCAACCGTGTGGCAACGGAACTGGCCGTTTGGCTGTGGATCGGCCATCATTCAATGAAGCACATCGCGGGTGGCGAGCAGCGCAGACGAATGGAGCCTGAGGTGACTGACGAGACACAGAACGTGGCAGAACCCGAAGACATTGAGATGGAAGACGCTGGCACAGACGAGTCGTTCGAGGTTGGCGCATTCATCGCCACCGCGAATGGCGACATCTACCGCCAGCCGACCCCCGGCTCCGGCTTCTACGGTTCCGGGAGCAACAGCGGCAGCGGCA
The Thermomicrobiales bacterium genome window above contains:
- a CDS encoding helix-turn-helix domain-containing protein, giving the protein MDDVFRALADPTRRTILDELTAHDGQTLFEICGRLTMKHGIGSSRQAISQHLDVLEAAGLVETRREGRYKFHYINIEHIEPLRPIVERWLRSSSQAVPDRDNCDSKTEKQS